The DNA sequence CGACCTACTGGCGGCGTTCGCCGCGGGCGAGCTCGACGGGCGCGACCTGGTCGCCGTCGTGCGCTACCAGGGCCCGCGTGCCAACGGCATGCCCGAGCTGCACAAGCTGACCCCCGCGCTGGGGCTGCTGCAGGACCGCGGCCACCAGGTCGCGATCGTCACCGACGGCCGCATGTCCGGTGCCTCGGGCAAGGTCCCGGCCGCACTGCACGTCACCCCGGAGGCCGCACAGGGCGGACCGCTGCGCAGCGTCCGCGACGGCGACCTGGTACGTCTGGACACCCTGAACGGCACGCTGTCCCTGCTGGTCGACGCCGACGAGTTCGACGCCCGCGAGCCCGCCCGGCCCACCCGCCCCTCCGGTCCGACGACCGGCACCGGTCGCGAGCTGTTCGGCGCGTTCCGGGCGGCCGTCGGACCCGCCGACGCCGGCGCGACCGTCGCCCTGCCCTACTGAGCCGCCCTGCCCTACCGAGAGGACTCCATGAGCGAGAAGCTGCTGGAGCTGGCCCCCGTCGTCCCCGTCGTCGTGCTGCACGACGCCGCGACGGCCGTCCCGCTCGCCCGCGCCCTGGCCGACGGCGGGCTGCCGGTCATCGAGGTGACCCTGCGGACCCCGGCCGCGCTCGAGGGCGTCCGCCGGATCGCGGCCGAGGTGCCCGATGCCGTCGTCGGCACCGGGACCGTCCGCACCCCCGACGACGTGCGCGCCTCGGTCGAGGCGGGCGCCCGCTTCCTGGTCAGCCCCGGCGCGACGCCGCGGCTGCTCGACGCGATGGAGGACTCCGGACTGGACTTCCTCCCCGGCACCGCGACCATCTCGGAGATGATGGCCGTCGCCGAGCGCGGACACACCGCGTGCAAGTTCTTCCCGGCCGAGGCGGCGGGCGGGCGCCCGTTCCTGAAAGCCGTCGCCGGGCCGCTGCCGGACCTGCGGTTCTGCCCGACCGGCGGGGTCACCGTCGACTCGGCGCCGGACTACCTCGCGCTGCCCAACGTGTCCTGCGTCGGCGGCTCCTGGCTCACTCCGGCCGACGCCGTCGCCGCCGGCGACGTCGACCGGATCCGCGGGCTGGCCGCGGCCGCCGCGGCGCTGCCCCGACGGCGCGGGGAGCACAGCACGGCCCGGGCGGCCAGCACGGCCAACGCCACGTAGACCAGGACCAGGGTCGCTCCGACGATGTCGCTCACCGCGTCATGGTGCGGCTGCGGCGGCACGGACGGGCCCGACCCTGACGCGATCCTGACGCCCGGGGACGCACGAGGGGGTCGCCCCCGGGTGCCGGGGCCCGGGGTGGTGTGGGCCTCGATCGGGCAGACACCGGCACCGGCGACCGTTATCATCACCCTCCGGTGTGCCGGGAAGTCTGGTCGGCGAGCGATGTCTCCTGCCCGCCCGACCTCCCCGGAGCCCCGTGAACACCAGCCCCGTGAACTCCACCCCCCGTCGCCTGTTCCCCCGCGGACCGTGGCGCCGAGCCCGCCGGGTCGCCGACGTGCTGCGCACCGAGACCATCGGCGGCGTCCTGCTCGTGACCGCGGCCGCGGTCGCGCTGCTGCTGGCCAACTCGCCGTGGCGCGAGGCCTACACCGCGCTCGCCGGGTTCCGGATCGGCCCGGCCGCGCTGCACCTCGACCTCTCGCTGGCCACCTGGGCGGCGGACGGGCTGCTGGCGGTCTTCTTCTTCGTCGTCGGGCTGGAGCTCAAGCGCGAGTTCCTGGCCGGGGACCTGCGGAACCCGCGCACGGCGCTGCTGCCGGTCGCCGCGGCCGTCGGCGGGATGGCGGTGCCCGCCCTGGTCTACGTCGCGATCAACCTCGCGAACCCCGGTGCCCTGGTCGGCTGGGCCATCCCGACGGCCACCGACATCGCCTTCGCCCTCGCGGTGCTCGCCGTGATCGGCGCCCACCTGCCGACCGCGCTGCGGACCTTCCTGCTCATCCTCGCCGTCGTCGACGACCTGCTGGCCATCACGATCATCGCGGTCTTCTACACCGACCAGCTGTCGGTCCCCGCGCTGCTCGGCTCCCTCGTGCCGCTCGCCCTGTTCACCCTCGCGGTGCAGCGCGGGATCCGTTCCTGGTGGGTGCTGCTGCCGCTCGCCGCGCTCACCTGGGTGCTCGTGCACTCCTCCGGGGTGCACGCCACGGTCGCCGGTGTGCTGCTCGGCTTCGCCGTGCCGGTCCTCGGGCGGCGTCGGGTGCAGGGGGTGTCGCTGTCGGAGCACTTCGAGCACCGCTGGCGTCCGCTGTCGGCCGGCTTCGCGGTGCCGGTGTTCGCGTTCTTCGCCGCCGGGGTGACCGTCGTCGGCGGCGACGGCGGGGGGATCGGTGCCGCCCTGGCCGACACCGTCGCCGTCGGCATCGTCGCGGGCCTGGTGCTGGGCAAGACCGCGGGCGTGCTCGGCGCGACCTGGCTGGTGCAGCGGTGCACCCGGGCCGAGCTGTCCGACGACCTGTCCTGGTGGGACCTGCTCGGGCTCGCCCAGCTCGCCGGGATCGGGTTCACCGTGTCCCTGCTCGTCGGGGAGCTGTCCTTCGGCGCCGGGACCCCGCAGGACGACCACGTCAAGATCGGTGTGCTCGGCGGGTCGCTGCTCGCGGCGTTGCTCGCGGCCGTGGTGCTGCGCGCCCGCAACGCCCACTACCGGCGGATCGAGGAGATCGAGACCCGCGACGACGACCACGACGGCGTGCCGGACGTCTTCCAGGAGGACGACGGCGCCCGCCGCGACGACTGAGCGCCCGGTCAGCGGTGGTCGGCGCGTGCCGCTGCGTGCACCGCCGCGGCCGGGGACAGGCCGCGCCGCCCGTGGTCCCAGTCCCCGGTGTCCGGGCGGGCGCACGGCAGGGCGTGCACGAAGCTGCGCGCGGGCCCGCCGTCCGGCGCCGCACCGCCGTGGGAGCGCACCCGCAGTGGCTCGGCCGTGGGGTCGATCGGGTTGAGGCAGCGCTCGCACAGCGCGTCGCGGATCACGCCGCGCGCCGCTCGGTCGGGACGACGGTGCCCGCGGGGACGCAGGACGCGACGTGCACGACGGCCTCGCGCCAGGTCACCTCGCCGGCCGCGTCGGCCGACTCGATGTGGGACAACCGGTAGACGCGCTCGGTCGCGGCGTCGACGGGGGAGTAGCAGCGCTCGCAGAGCAGGATCATCGGGGCTCGACCTCGTGGCTCGCGGGATCGGGACGTCAGGATCCACCCGCCGGCCATGATCCGGACACCGGAACGTGACCCGCGCCGCTCTGTGGCGCGCCCCACCTGAGCTGCGGGTTCGTCGTCCGCAACCGGTTCGGCGGTGTCGCTCGCGTCTCCCGGCGGGGACCCGCCCTAGACTCGGCCGTCGCCCGAGCCACGACCGGTTGGAGTCCCCTTGCGCCTGGTGCACGCCGCCGACCTGCACCTCGACAGCCCGCTGCGCGGGCTGTCGAGGCTCGGCGACGGCGAGCTCGCGACGACGTTGCGCGCAGCGACCCGGCGGGCCTGCGAGAACCTGGTCGACGCCGTCGTCGACTCCCGGGCCGAGGCGCTGGTGCTGGCCGGCGACGTCTACGACGGCGACTGGAAGGACTACGCGACCGGCGCGTTCTTCGTCCGTCAGCTCTCCCGGCTGCACGACGAGGGCGTCCCGGTGTTCCTCATCAGCGGCAACCACGACGCCGAGTCGGAGATCACCCGGTCGCTGCGGCTCCCGCCGAACACCCACCGCCTCTCGGTCGAGCACCCCGAGACCGTCATCGACGACGACCGTGGCCTGGCCGTGCACGGCCAGGGCTTCGCCCGCCGCGCGGTGCTGGAGAACCTGGTCCCCGCCTACCCGGACCGGATCCCCGGCCTGGTCAACGTGGGCCTGCTGCACACCTCGGTACAGGGCGACGACCGGCACGACACCTACGCCCCGTGCCGCCCGGAGGACCTGTCCGGCTGCGGCTACGAGTACTTCGCCCTCGGCCACGTCCACGAGCAGCAGCAGGTCTGCGCGGGCGCCTGGTTCTCCGGGAACCTGCAAGGCCGCCATCCCCAGGAGCGCGGGGCCAAGGGCGCGCTGCTCGTCGACGCCGCACCGGGTGCGGCCGCGACGGTCACCCCCCTGGTCCTCGACGTCGCCCGCTGGGAGCTGGTCGAGGTCGACATCGCCGGGCTCGACGGCGCCGACGACGTCTACGACGCCGTCGCCGCCGCGCTGCGTGACCGCTGCGCCGCCGCCGCGCCGCGCACCGTCGTCGCCCAGGTCACGCTGCACGGCGCCGGGCCCGCCGCCCAGGACCTGACCTCCGCCGAGGGGGTCCGCACCGAGATCGAGCTGATCGCCGAGCGGTGCGGCGCGGTGCTGGAGAAGGTCCGCAACCGCACCCGCCCGCCCGCCGGGGCGCTCGCCGTCGACCCGGAGCTGACCGCCGCGGTGTCCGCCGCCGCGGCCGGCCTGGCCGCCGAGCCGGACCGCATCCGCGAGCTCGCCGCCCCGCTGGAACGCGAGGTCGGCCGCCGGCTGCGCGAGGCGGGCCTGCTGGACCTGCGCGACGACGAGCGCCTCGCCGCGCTGGCCCGCCAGGCCGAGCAGCAGCTGCTGGCCCGGATGGCCGGGTCGTGAGCACGACCGCGCGGCTGCGCACCCTGGTCCTGGAGCGCTACGGCGCCTACGAGGGCCGCGAGCTGACCCTCGGCGACGGTCTGACGATCGTGTCCGGGCCCAACGAGGCCGGCAAGACCACCCTGCTCGACGCCCTCTCCGACCTGCTGTGGGGGATGCCCCGCCCGGTGCGCCACGCCTACGCCGTCGGCCCGTCGCGGCTGGCCGTCTCGGCCCGGGTCACCGGTGCGGGCGGTGCGGGGGCCGAGACCGTGCTGCGCCGCACCACCCGCGGCCTGCACGACGACACCGGAGCCGTCGCCGACGCGCCCTGGGGTGAGTCCGGTGCCGACGCCCGGCGTCGCTGGCGGGAGGGCTTCGGGCTCGGCCACGAGGAGCTGCGCGAGGGTGGCCGGGCACTGTGCGCGGGGGAGGGGGACCTCGCCGAGCTGGTCTTCACCGCCCGCAGTGGCCGCGACGCCCGCGCCCTGATCGCCGCGCTGGACACCGAGGCCGACGCCCTGTTCAAGGACCACCGGGGCAACCGGTCGGTCGAGGTGCGCGCGGCGTTCGCCCGGTTCACCGAGACCGAGAAGGCCGTGGGGGAGCGGGTGTCGCGGGCCGGCGAGGTCACCGCGCTGGCCGAGGAGATCGCCCGGCTGGAACGCCGCGCCGCGGAGCTGACCCGTACCCGTCGCGGAGCGGCGGGAGCCGCGGACCGGGCCCGGCAGGCCGTCCGCGGCCACGACCCGGCCCGGGAGCTGGCCGCGCTGCGCGCCGAACGCGCCGCCCTCTGCGCGACCGGCGCCGCCCTCGACGCGGCCTCGCTGGAGGAGTACACCCACGCCACCGCCGCGCTGGCCGACGCCGAGACCGCCCGCGACGAGCACCGTGCCACCGCCGACGCGCTGCGGGCCCGCCGCGCCGAGCTCGACCTCGACGAGGACCTGCTCGCCGACGCCACCCGGGTCCGCGAGCTGGAGTCCGCTGCCCAGGCCCGCCGCGCCGACGCCGAGCGGGCGGCCCGGCTGCGCGCCGACGCCGCCGAGGCCCACCGGCGCGCCGAGACCGCGCTGGCCGGGTTGGTCGCCGAGGACGGGCGCAGCCCCGCCGACCGGCTCGCCGCCGTCCACCTGCCGGCCGACCGGGCCCGCGACCTCGACGAGCACGCCCGCCGCCTCACCGAGGCGCTCGCCGAGCAGACCCGCGCGGAGCGGCTGCACACCGACGCGCTCGCCGAGGTCCGCGAGGTGGCCGACGTCCCGGGCGGTCTCGACGCCGACCGGGTCGGCCGGGTCGCCGAGGTCCGCCGGGCGATCGAGGCCGAGGGCTCCGCCGCAGCGCTGTGCCGCACCGCCGTCGCCGACCGCGACGGCGCCCGCACCCGGCGCGCCGAGGCGCTCGCCGCGGCCGGGTACCGCGGCACCCCCGACGGCCCCGCCGTCGACGGTCGCGGGGTCGACGGTCGCGGAGTGCTGGCCCCGCCGCGCCGCGAGGTCCGGGAGCTGCGGGCCGCACTGCGCATCGCCGAGCAGGACCAGCGCGGAGCCGAGCGGGCCGCAGCGGACGCCGCGGACCGCGCGCACCGCGCCCGGGCCGCCCGCGACGGGGTGGCCGCCGACGGCCGCCCGGTCGGCGCGGACGCGCTCGCCGCGGCCCGCGCCGCCCGCGACACCGCGCTGGAGCAGCTGCTCGCCGCGGGGCCGGGCGGCGGCGCCGCGGCCGCGGGCAGGCTGTCCGCCGCGCTCGCCGGGGCCGACCGGGTGGCCGACGACATGATCGCCTCCGCGGACCGGGTCGCGGAGCTGGCCCACCGCGACGCCGAGCTCGACACCGCCGACGCCGAGGCCGCCCGCACCGCGGCCACCTCCGCCGCGGCCGGGGAGCGCACCGCCTCCGCCGGCGCGGCCTGGGCGACGCTGTGGCGGGCGCACGGCGTCGCCGTCCCGGAACCGGACGACGCCGACGCCGTCGTCGCCACGCTGGCCGAGGCCGCCCGTGCAGAGGACGACGCCGCGCGCGCCGACGAGCGCCTGGCCCGGCTGCGCGACCAGGCCGAGGTACAGGAACGGGCGCTGGGCTCCGCGCTCACCGCGGCCGGGCGCCCGCGTGACGGCGCCCCGCTGGACGTGCTGCTCGTCGCGGCCGCCGACCTCGCCACCGAGGCCGAGCACGCCCGGGACCGGCGGGTGCTGCTGGCCCGGCTGCGCAGCGAGGCCGAACGCGCCGGGGGAGCTGCCGACGCCGCCCGCCACGAACGGGAGCTGGCCACCCAGCGCTGGCGGTTCGCGCTGCGCGGCGCCGGGCTGCCCACCGATCTGGAGCCCGCGGGCTGGGACACCCGCCGCGACACCGTCGCCGACGCCCGCACCGCGGGGGCGCTCGCCCGCCAGGACGACGAGGAGGCCCGCCGTCTGGAGCGCGCCGTCGCCGCCCACGTCCGGGCCGTCGCCGCGCTGGTGGAGCGGCACCTGGAGCCCGCACCGACCGGCACTGCGGCCGCGGACCGGCTCGGCGAGCTCGCCGACCGCGTCCGCGAGGTCACCAAGGCCGCGGTGTCGGCCGGCCACCTCGACGACGGCATCGCTGCCGCCGAGGACGACGTCACCCGGGCCGCCCGCAGCGCGGCCGCGGCCACCGCGGTGCTGGACCGGCTCGCCGTCGAGCTGGCGCTGACCGAGGCCCCGGAGCCGGGCGGGCTGGAGGCCGCGGCGCAGCGCGGCGCGCACGTCGCCGGGCTCGACGTCCGCATCGCCGAGCAGGAGCGGCTGCTGGCTGCCGCCGCCCCCGACCTCGATGCCGCCGAGCTGGTCGCTGCCGCCCCGGACACCGAGCCCGGCGCGCTGACCGAGGCGCTCGACCGGGCCGAGACCCACGAGCGGGACCTCGGCGCCGAGCAGGACGAGGTGCGCGAGCAGCTGGGCGGGCTGCGGGCCCGGCGCCGCGAGCTGGAGGAGGCCGAGGGGGCCGCCGAGCTGCACGCCCGGGCCCAGTCCGAGCTGGCCGGTGTCGCCGACGCCGCGGAGCGCTACCTGGTGCTGCACCTGCAGCGCGAGATCCTGCGCCGCGAGCTGGAGGCCTACGAGCGCAGCCACGCCTCCCCGCTGCTGGTCCGCGCCGGGGTGGTGCTCGAACACCTCACCGGCGGCCGGTTCGTCGCGCTGCGGCCCCCGGCCGAGGCGGGCGGCGCAGGACGCAGCCTGGTCGCGGTGCGCGCCGACGGCGAGGAGCTCGCCCCGACCCGGCTCTCGGAGGGCACCGCCGACCAGGTGCACCTCGCGCTGCGTCTGGCCGGGATCGAGCAGCTGCAGGCCGACCGGGTCGCCGCCGGGCTGCCGACGGTGCCGGTCGTGTTCGACGACGTCCTCATGACCTTCGACGACGAGCGCGGCGCCGCCGCCGTCGCCGTGCTGGGGGAGCTGGCCGCAACCGCGCAGGTGCTGCTGTTCACCCACCACGAGCACGTCGTGGGGCTCGCCCGCGACGCGGGCGTCGCGTTCACCGTCGCCGAGCTGGGGCCGCCCGCCCCGGTCGAGGTCGTCGGCGACCCCGACACTGCCCGCGCCACCCCGCTGGCCGGCTGAACGGAGCGATCACGGAGACTCACCGACGTGGACGCGTGCGGTGAACGGTTCGTGATCGTGAGCGGCGACTCCCGGGCCGAGGTCGACGAGGTCGGGGCGGCGCTGGCCGGGTTCTCCCAGGGCGGCCGGGTCCGGATCGAGCCGCACCCGCCCATGGCACGCCCGCCGAAGGGCTCCGGGGCGGTGCTCGCGCCCTGGCCGAACCGGGTCCGCGGCGGTGTCTGGACCCATCGCGGGACCCGCCACCGGCTCGCGCTGACCGAGCCCGACGCCGGCAACGCCATCCACGGCCTGCTGCGGCACGTGCCGTGGACACCGGTGGAGCGGGCGGGGGACCGGATCACCCTGACCGCCGTCGCGCCGGTGCAGCCCGGCTGGCCGCAGCCGGTACGGCTCACGGTGACCTACGCCGTCGGCCGCGACGGGCTCACCGTGACCACCGAGGTGGAGAACCTCGGGGACGCGCCCGTCCCGTTCGGCCTGGGGTTCCACCCGTACCTGCGGGTCGGTGACGTCCCGACCGACGAGCTGGAGCTCACCCTGTCCGCGCGGACCGAGCTGCCGCTGCGCGAGCAGCTGCCCGACGGCCCGCCGGCGCCGCTGCCCGCCCCGATGTCCCGCACGAAGCTCGCCGGCCTCGTCCTGGACGGCGCGTTCGGCGGCTGCACGCCCGGCGACGGCCCGGACGGCGGCGCCGACGGTCGGGTCCGGCACCGCGTCGGGGCCCGCGACGGCGGCGGCACCGAGCTGTGGGCCGACGCGGCGTTCGGCTGGGTGCAGGTCTTCACCCCGTCGGACTTCCCGCGCCAGGGCCCGGACGGGGTCGTCACGCCGTCGCGGGCGATCGCGGTCGAGCCGATGACCTGCCCGCCGGACGCGCTGAACTCGGGCACCGACCTGATCGAGCTGGTCCCGGGCGAGACGCAGGTGCTGCGCTGGGGCGTCCACGCCACCGGGTGACCGCAGCACGTGACTCGTGTCACGGCGCAACGGGGAATGCGGGCGAAGTCGTTGAACGCTCTACGTTCCGTGACTGCTGAGACCGCTTCCCCGGTGCTCCTGCCCCGTCTCGACGAAGCCGGCCGCGCCGCGCTGTTCACCGAGGCCCGCACCGCCACCACCTTCACCGACGAGCCCGTCACCGACGAGACGCTCCGCGCGGTGTGGGACCTGGCGCAGTGGCCGCCGACCGCGGCCAACACCCAGCCGCTGCGCGTGACGTTCGTCCGCAGCGACGAGGGCAAGGCCCGTCTGGTGCCGCTGCTCGCCGAGGGCAACCAGGCCAAGTCCCAGGCCGCCCCGGTCGTCGCGATCCTGGCCGCCGACCTGGACTTCCACGAGCACTCGGACACCACGTTCCCGGTCAAGCCCGGCTTCCGCGAGGGACTGGAGTCCCAGGGTCGCGAGGGCCGCGAGCCGATGGCCCGGTTCAACGCGTCGCTGCAGATCGGCTACCTCCTGCTCGCGGCCCGTGCCCACGGCCTCGCGACCGGCCCGATGGCCGGCTTCGACGCCGTCGCCGTCACCGAGGAGTTCTTCCCCGGCGGCCGGCACCGCGCGCTGCTGGTGGTCAACCTGGGCCACCCCGGCCCGGACGCCTGGCACCCGCGGCTGCCGCGGCTCGAGGCCGAGCAGGTCCTCGACTTCGCCTGAGCGGGCACGCCCGAACTGCCGTCACCGCACGGCCGTCATCGAGGGTGTGTGCTGCAGCAGGGTGCGGGTGTAGTCGTGCTGCGGGTCGGTGAGGACCTCGTCCACCGTGCCCTGCTCGACGATCCGGCCCTGCTGCAGCACCGCGATCCGGTCCGCGACCTCCCGGGCGAGGGCGATGTTGTGCGTCACGAACAGCATCGCGGTGCCCAGCTCGCGGCGGACCGTCGCCAGCAGCTCGACGATCGAGGCCTGCACCGACACGTCCAGCGCCGAGGTGACCTCGTCGCACACCAGCACGTCCGGGGCGGTGACCAGGGCACGTGCGATCGCCGCGCGCTGACGCTCACCGCCGGACAGCCCGCCCGGGTAGCGGTGGGCGAAGGACTCGTCGAGCCGCACCTGGCGCAGCATGTCCAGCACCCGGGCCCTGCGTGCGTCGGCGTCGAGGTCGGTGAGGTGCCGCAGCGGCACCTCCAGTGAGCTCGCGACGGTGCGCCGCGGGTTCAGCGACGCGAACGGGCTCTGGAACACGTACTGCACGCTGCGCAGCTGGGCGTAGCTGCGTGGGGTGGCGAGCGCCTCGCCGTGCAGGCTCAGCTCGCCCGCGTCGAGGGTCAGCAGCCCGGACAGGCCACGGGCCAAGGTGGTCTTCCCCGACCCGGACTCGCCCAGCAGCATCAGGCACTCCCCGGCGGCCAGGTGCAGGTCGACGCCGTCGAGCACGGGGCGGTCGTCGTAGCGCTTCCCGGCGCCGCGCACCCGCAGCACCGGTTCCCCGGCCGGTGCCGGCTCCCGCCCGGTCTCCCGGTGCAGGTCCGGCACCGCCGCGATCAGCGCCCGGGTGTAGGGGTGCTCCGGCGCGGTGAGCACCGCGCGCACGGTTCCGGTCTCGACGACCTCGCCGGCCTGCATGACCGCGACCCGGTCGGCCAGCCCGGCGACGACGGCGAGGTCGTGGGTGATGTAGAGCGCGGCGGTCCCGGAACGGGTCACCAGCTCGCGCACGGTGTCGAGCACCAGGTCCTGGGTGGTGACGTCCAGCCCGGTCGTCGGCTCGTCGAGCACCACCACGTCGGGCCGGTGCACGAACGCCGCCGCGATCCCGACCCGCTGCTGCTGCCCGCCGGAGAGCTGGTGCGGGTAGCGGTCGGCGAAGGCGTCGTCGCCGGGCAGCCCGACGTCGGTCAGCACCTCCCGCACCCGGGCGGCCACGTCACCCTCCCAGCCGTGTGCGGTGAGGACCTCCGCGACCTGCGGCCCGATGCGCAGCACCGGGTTCAGCGACAGCGCCGGGTCCTGCGGCACGTAGGAGACCAGCCGACCCCGGATCCCGCGCAGCGTCGCCGCGGGCAGCGTGAGCAGGTCGTCGTGGGACTCGGTGTGCCCGGCGAAGCGCATCGTCCCGCCGGTGTGGGTCAGCCCGGCGCGGAAGTGGCCGAGCGCGGCCAGCGCCGCGGTGGTCTTGCCGGACCCGGACTCGCCGACCAGGGCCAGGATCTCGCCCGGTGCGACGGCCCAGTCCACGCCGTGCAGCACCTCGCGGCCGTGGGTCGTCGAGACCCGCAGCCCCGTGCACTCGATCGTCGGTGTCTGGCTCATGCCCCGCCCCCCGTCGTGTCCGCGGACTCCTTCGCCAGCGCATCGGTGATCATGTTCGTGCCGACGGTGAGGACCGCGATCGCGAGCACCGGCAGCAGCACCCCCCACGGCGTGACGATCAGCGCGATCCGGTTCTCGTTGATCTGCAGCCCCCAGTCCGACGCCGGCGGCTGCACCCCCAGTCCCAGGAACGACAGCGACGCCACGTAGCCGATCGAGTAGGTCAGCCGTAGGCCGAGCTCGACCATCAGCGGGCCGGTGATGTTGGGCAGGACCTCGGTGGCGAGGATCCGCCGCCGGGGCATCCCGTACATCCGGGCGGCCTGCACGTAGTCCTGCCCGGCGACCGACAGCGTCGCCTGCCGGGCGACGCGCGCGACCCGCGGGACGTGGGTGATGCCGATGACGAGCACCAGCAGCCAGCCCGACGAGCCGAGCACGGCGACCGCGAGCAGTGCCAGCACCAGCTGCGGGAACGACAGCAGCACGTCGCCGCCCCGCATGATCAGCGTGTCCAGCCGGCTGCCGGTGGTGCCGGAGTAGCCGGCGAGCATGCCCAGCGCCGTCCCGCCGACGACGCCGATCGCGGTCGCGGCCAGCGCGTAGAGCAGCACCGGACCGCCGCCGGCGAGGAACCGGGTGAACACGTCGCGGCCCAGGTCGTCGGTGCCGGCGATGCCCTCGGCGCGGAACGGCCGCCCGGCGAAGTCGTCGACGCCGTAGCCGGTCAGCAGCGGCCCGATGAGCGGGCCGAGGAGCGCGACCGCGACGACCAGGACGGTGAGGACGGCTCCGATCCGCGCCTGCCGGCGGCGGAAGGTGCGGCGCAGCAGGCCGGCGGGCACGGACGGCGCGGACGGGGTGGGCGGGGTGGGCGGGGCGGTCATGCGGGACCTCCGGTCGAGGAGTGCCGGATCCGCGGGTCGGCCAGGATCCCGGCGACGTCCGCGGCGAGGTTCACCACGACGTAGAACGCCGCGATGACGAGCGTGATCGCCTGCACGACC is a window from the Pseudonocardia sp. HH130629-09 genome containing:
- a CDS encoding ATP-binding cassette domain-containing protein, whose amino-acid sequence is MSQTPTIECTGLRVSTTHGREVLHGVDWAVAPGEILALVGESGSGKTTAALAALGHFRAGLTHTGGTMRFAGHTESHDDLLTLPAATLRGIRGRLVSYVPQDPALSLNPVLRIGPQVAEVLTAHGWEGDVAARVREVLTDVGLPGDDAFADRYPHQLSGGQQQRVGIAAAFVHRPDVVVLDEPTTGLDVTTQDLVLDTVRELVTRSGTAALYITHDLAVVAGLADRVAVMQAGEVVETGTVRAVLTAPEHPYTRALIAAVPDLHRETGREPAPAGEPVLRVRGAGKRYDDRPVLDGVDLHLAAGECLMLLGESGSGKTTLARGLSGLLTLDAGELSLHGEALATPRSYAQLRSVQYVFQSPFASLNPRRTVASSLEVPLRHLTDLDADARRARVLDMLRQVRLDESFAHRYPGGLSGGERQRAAIARALVTAPDVLVCDEVTSALDVSVQASIVELLATVRRELGTAMLFVTHNIALAREVADRIAVLQQGRIVEQGTVDEVLTDPQHDYTRTLLQHTPSMTAVR
- a CDS encoding ABC transporter permease, with the protein product MTAPPTPPTPSAPSVPAGLLRRTFRRRQARIGAVLTVLVVAVALLGPLIGPLLTGYGVDDFAGRPFRAEGIAGTDDLGRDVFTRFLAGGGPVLLYALAATAIGVVGGTALGMLAGYSGTTGSRLDTLIMRGGDVLLSFPQLVLALLAVAVLGSSGWLLVLVIGITHVPRVARVARQATLSVAGQDYVQAARMYGMPRRRILATEVLPNITGPLMVELGLRLTYSIGYVASLSFLGLGVQPPASDWGLQINENRIALIVTPWGVLLPVLAIAVLTVGTNMITDALAKESADTTGGGA